A window of Quercus robur chromosome 12, dhQueRobu3.1, whole genome shotgun sequence genomic DNA:
GATAACTTATAATATTGACAGATTGAACCAGGAATTTTTTTCACACCTACAATTTGAGCTGGGTCAGCTTAGGTTTGCTGTTTCGAAAACCCAGGTTCCATTTTCAAACTATAAATTTGGGTGATATTCTGCATTGATGATTGGATTGACTCACAACATTCAAATTCTAATATTATATCTAGGATATGGAAGATAGATTGGTTGAACTAGAAGCACTGCAAAAAGCACTGCTGGAAGGAACAGGTATGTTAGACTCCATGAACATTAGTACTGAAGGATATGCATTGTTGCCTTTCACTATAAACCCACAACCCTTAGGCCACATCTTTTGTTACAGAAGCCTATGATAAAATGCAAGCTGACCTCATAGCAGCAAAAGAAAACCTAACCAAAATCCTGACATCAAAGGATATAAAAGCCACTGTACGTGCTACTCTTTTCAATCATCAAGCCTCTTTATTTGTTATAGTTTGTATCATAGATTGCTCAAATGAGTTTTAACTTTTACCATGCAGTTGTTGGAGATGGTTGAGCGGAATGAACTCAATAGATCTTTATTGACCCTTCTTGATGAAAACATAGCAAATGCACATGAGGGTAACCAGGTACTATTGGAAATTCCTGTCCATGTAGTCCAAATAGAATTTAACATAGCGTTgttgtgcttttatttttttggaaggggaggggggggggggggggggggggtgttggtgGGGGTGGAGGGTGGGAATTAGAGAAATCCCGATATCCTTCACAATTGTCCACCTTACCATGCTATACTTATAAGCATTTCACCATAGAATAAAACGAGACATTTTGTAACAGATTCTTGTGAAGTTACATCCACAAGCGAAAAAGGGGGATGGTGTATGAGAGCACTATTGAAATACTTTATTGAAGTAATGGCATTTTAACTCATACTTCTGTCACCACACTGCCCGTTGATGAACACATAATGCTTCATATGCATGGTACAGCCAATGCTGTACACAGAAAACACTGCTGGGATGGTCGCCAATTGTACAGACTTACAAATTGCAGTTGTCTTTGAACAATGAAACATCTGACCGATTAGGGGACTAGTATTAACAGTCTACTGAGTTATTGTACTTGGTCAATAATTCACAATCCAAATGAGTCAGTTTATACTCTTTCAATACTTCCTCTGTAGTTGACTTCACTTTAATAACATAAGATAATAATGTATCATGCTATTATTCTACTAATATAAATATGTGGAATTcatcattttcaattttgagcctttatttttggaataagaGAGGGTGcccgccgggggggggggggggggggggggtggtgcgGGGGAGATGGTGTTGGGAGAAGACTGTTATACTTATTTGAATTGACCTTGAGGAGACCCAATATGCAGAGGATAAAAAAACCTAGACAGTGTATGACATAAATCTATATTGTTGAAACTGTGAACCCAGAGAACCATATCATAGTTTCCACACTTTTACTAACTCCAAGGCCTAATGCACCAAAAAAATTCCTCATCAATGCTTATACAACTGGTACTTGAAGCAGAACTGGGACAGATTTAACTATAAATATAGATAGTTTGTTTCTAGTCCTCatgtttgaataaaattttgcgTTTTCCTAATgatgactttttctttttctatatacGCTGAATTAAACTCAAAAGATTTATTTCAATGTTGATTTCCAACCTGCAGAAACAAGCAGCAGAGTTCATGGAAAAGCTTCGGGGTGCTGTTCTCAGGTACATGACAGTTTAGTGCTCAAGTACCCAGTTGGCAGTTATCAAGTGTCCCTTTCAATCTTTTAGATTGATAATGATTGTGGTTTGAGAGATATCTGCAGCCATAC
This region includes:
- the LOC126709561 gene encoding uncharacterized protein LOC126709561 isoform X2, whose protein sequence is MAALSIGIATTTINFRSSRAPISSRPRISCIGWDPEGVLGPPQTGHIARREFKKRLEKDSEAREAFERQVREEKERRRAIRQSRVIPDTPDELVEYFLNTEAQEFEVEIARLRTRLNQEFFSHLQFELGQLRFAVSKTQDMEDRLVELEALQKALLEGTAYDKMQADLIAAKENLTKILTSKDIKATLLEMVERNELNRSLLTLLDENIANAHEGNQKQAAEFMEKLRGAVLRYMTV
- the LOC126709561 gene encoding uncharacterized protein LOC126709561 isoform X1, which translates into the protein MAALSIGIATTTINFRSSRAPISSRPRISCIGWDPEGVLGPPQTGHIARREFKKRLEKDSEAREAFERQVREEKERRRAIRQSRVIPDTPDELVEYFLNTEAQEFEVEIARLRTRLNQEFFSHLQFELGQLRFAVSKTQDMEDRLVELEALQKALLEGTEAYDKMQADLIAAKENLTKILTSKDIKATLLEMVERNELNRSLLTLLDENIANAHEGNQKQAAEFMEKLRGAVLRYMTV